A genome region from Penicillium psychrofluorescens genome assembly, chromosome: 3 includes the following:
- a CDS encoding uncharacterized protein (ID:PFLUO_004511-T1.cds;~source:funannotate) encodes MRYAVILSAGLLGSAMALPAQQDSGDRTPGGPEESPGFMKGANWGSPSESGNAGAAATNTPGWSPSRPADPLGVESNGGNSYIDGVLSKISHFMAKHLPGMVEEEFKEAESVVLNSVASGAPSSSTRRPSPWGSSGLPSTPVSIITPSASPVYTGPEDGKSDQTEQQNGASEGAHRFGTGPKDKREQHVSGPGGNDDYFPMGGYNSAEGQSVPPLPTPTSLMGGGPSPMGTAIASSIEANLAGGAAPFMMGGDGGLLDMPRFTPTPWSGSYLTSTPMPAPTEAPTPSNDVAAEVQSSLSELEASKSAAESAASLSSSYSASAAAWTSEYNIMHAFRRAEETPIAPPPEHLNQFGGYGLGPYMAGAPGEDPDLYPPSRTPSHTPSRTPSSKAWATPSFTSVPMSVVTVTVTPTPAPTEAPTATVNEAAEVQSSLSELEASKSAEESAASLSSSYSASAAAWTSAYNIMHIGRRAEESEPTPEPAAVN; translated from the coding sequence ATGAGATACGCTGTCATCTTGTCCGCCGGGCTCTTGGGCTCTGCGATGGCCCTGCCCGCCCAACAGGACTCTGGGGATCGCACCCCTGGTGGTCCTGAAGAGTCGCCCGGCTTTATGAAAGGCGCAAACTGGGGCTCGCCATCAGAATCTGGCaatgctggtgctgctgcaaCCAACACGCCAGGCTGGTCTCCTTCTCGCCCTGCAGACCCCTTGGGCGTCGAAAGCAACGGCGGCAACAGCTATATTGACGGAGTCCTGAGCAAGATCTCGCACTTCATGGCCAAGCACCTGCCTGGtatggtcgaggaggagttCAAGGAAGCCGAATCTGTCGTCCTCAACTCGGTTGCCTCAGgcgctccttcttcctccacccGTCGGCCCTCACCGTGGGGTTCCTCCGGCCTCCCATCTACCCCGGTTTCCATCATCACACCCTCCGCGAGTCCGGTTTACACTGGACCGGAAGATGGAAAATCAGACCAAACCGAACAACAGAACGGAGCATCCGAGGGTGCGCACCGCTTCGGAACTGGTCCCAAGGACAAGCGCGAACAGCATGTCTCCGGACCGGGAGGCAATGATGATTATTTCCCCATGGGAGGCTACAACTCCGCCGAAGGCCAGTCCGTGCCGCCCCTGCCGACGCCGACCTCGCTCATGGGGGGTGGTCCATCCCCGATGGGAACCGCGATTGCCTCATCAATTGAGGCAAATCTCGCCGGCGGTGCGGCTCCATTTATGATGGGAGGTGACGGTGGCCTGCTCGATATGCCTAGGTTCACGCCCACGCCTTGGTCCGGGTCTTACTTGACGTCCACGCCCATGCCCGCACCTACTGAAGCTCCTACTCCCTCAAACGACGTAGCGGCCGAGGTTCAGTCGTCCCTTTCAGAACTTGAGGCCTCCAAGTCGGCAGCAGAATCAGCCGCGTCGTTGTCTTCGTCTTATTCCGCTTCCGCCGCGGCTTGGACATCGGAATACAACATCATGCACGCTTTCCGCCGAGCTGAGGAGACCCCAATTGCACCTCCGCCGGAGCACCTGAACCAGTTTGGTGGGTATGGTCTTGGCCCATATATGGCAGGAGCACCTGGCGAGGACCCCGATCTGTATCCTCCTTCGCGTACTCCTTCGCATACTCCTTCGCGTACGCCTTCGTCTAAGGCTTGGGCTACGCCTTCGTTTACATCTGTGCCTATGAGCGTAGTGACGGTGACGGTCACGCCTACGCCCGCACCTACTGAAGCTCCTACTGCCACAGTCAACGAGGCGGCCGAGGTTCAGTCGTCCCTTTCAGAACTTGAGGCCTCCAAGTCAGCAGAAGAGTCGGCAGCATCGTTGTCTTCGTCTTACTCCGCTTCTGCCGCAGCTTGGACGTCAGCATATAACATCATGCACATTGGCCGCCGAGCTGAGGAGTCCGAGCCTACTCCTGAGCCCGCAGCCGTTAACTAG
- a CDS encoding uncharacterized protein (ID:PFLUO_004509-T1.cds;~source:funannotate), whose protein sequence is MAHNSFPGTNPFLSTGNTDKSPNIQKISEEDEFEVTSPTDVTFRKNNAGGPTEPVYRGGRDAAEPGSQGGGGSGGTLFGQSPFGSGSGEGERSHGEDGDQLGIPTGAAQQHGFPNNYALGRRTSVSAESLNPTSAGAESWTPPHHPKTDEQLARLKTAVSGNFLFAHLDDDQFKTVLDALVEKPIPAKDIKVIAQGDAGDYFYVVEKGHYDIYIHPSGSVQPGADGLGNKVGSTGPGGSFGELALMYNAPRAATVVSTDAKSTLWALDRITFRRILMDSAFQRRRMYEAFLEEVPLLSSLKPYERAKIADALDTIKFPANSTIIQEGDPGDAFFLLEAGEAEARKNGVEGSVKSYSRGDYFGELALLDDKPRAASIVTKTEVKVARLGRDGFKRLLGPVQDIMRRAEYKVDASKSPVSSS, encoded by the coding sequence ATGGCACACAACTCATTCCCGGGTACCAACCCGTTCCTCAGCACGGGCAACACGGACAAGTCACCGAACATCCAAAAGATctccgaggaggacgaaTTCGAAGTGACGTCACCAACCGATGTCACTTTTCGCAAGAACAACGCCGGTGGCCCGACGGAGCCGGTGTATCGCGGAGGACGTGATGCGGCAGAGCCAGGGTCacaaggaggaggcggtAGCGGTGGTACGTTGTTTGGGCAGAGCCCCTTCGGGTCCGGGTCCGGAGAGGGGGAGCGCAGTcacggcgaagacggcgacCAACTCGGGATTCCGACAGGcgccgcgcagcagcacgGGTTCCCCAACAATTACGCGCTGGGTCGGCGGACCTCGGTGTCGGCGGAGTCGTTAAATCCCACCTCCGCCGGTGCGGAGAGCTGGACGCCTCCGCACCACCCCAAGACGGACGAGCAGCTGGCGCGGCTCAAGACCGCCGTCAGCGGGAATTTCCTGTTCGCGCatctcgacgatgatcaaTTCAAGACGGTGTTGGATGCGCTTGTCGAGAAGCCCATTCCGGCCAAGGATATCAAAGTGATCGCGCAAGGCGATGCCGGGGATTACTTCTACGTGGTGGAAAAGGGCCACTATGACATCTACATTCACCCGTCGGGCTCTGTGCAGCCCGGTGCCGATGGCCTAGGCAACAAGGTCGGCTCGACCGGACCGGGAGGCTCCTTTGGCGAACTGGCGCTGATGTACAACGCCCCGCGCGCCGCGACGGTGGTGTCCACAGATGCCAAGAGCACGCTGTGGGCGCTGGACCGCATCACCTTCCGGCGCATTCTGATGGACTCGGCATTCCAGCGGCGCCGCATGTACGAGGCGTTCCTGGAGGAAGTGCCCCTGCTCTCCTCGCTGAAGCCGTACGAGCGGGCCAAGATCGCCGACGCACTGGACACGATCAAGTTCCCGGCCAACTCGACCATTATCCAAGAAGGCGATCCCGGCGACGCGTTCTTTCTCTTGGAGGCgggcgaggccgaggcgcGCAAGAACGGCGTCGAGGGTTCGGTCAAGTCCTACAGCCGAGGGGATTACTTTGGGGAGCTGGCGCTGTTGGACGACAAGCCTCGCGCGGCGAGCATCGTCACCAAGACCGAGGTCAAGGTGGCGCGGCTCGGCCGGGATGGGTTCAAGAGGCTGCTTGGTCCCGTGCAGGATATCATGCGGCGGGCTGAGTACAAAGTGGATGCGTCCAAGTCTcctgtttcttcttcatga
- a CDS encoding uncharacterized protein (ID:PFLUO_004510-T1.cds;~source:funannotate) yields the protein MGTFTFQWPYPATEVYVTGTFDDWGKTVQLDRVGDIFVKEVSLPATSDKIQYKFVVDGTWTTDNRVREETDGHLNVNNVLLPNEISPEPTIMSGVTPDSTTAALAAAVPKEDANGSLPGTFPETPGQESDNMLSVNPIPASGGIGNPVKLNPGETVPDPGSIHDNTIQSTVKLDKESYEKGSSVPLAGAGSQNPTTDTAGSSAFAVPPVSKNTIPESSLPMGGPAQRAAATDSIDPGYTIQSAAPTSTTAALAANVPLEKTTNGDSAPAREVPQIVKDSLAEAHQDPEAATNRLAVEEKKDVEQELHEKVKVEESAGTPAPTVSASTQPTAPGLAAVAAQGIDSADVSPNTTPPPGRATTAAAPTSAPAADPKAAVSGVGKEQIQSASGPTVTTGVASAPTTETTTPKKTEAAAQQSATTQDTAAVSADAKDEKKKKRMSGFFSKIKEKLK from the exons ATGGGAACCTTTACCTTCCAATG GCCCTACCCTGCGACCGAGGTGTATGTCACGGGCACCTTCGATGACTGGGGCAAAACCGTCCAGCTCGATCGAGTGGGCGACATTTTCGTGAAAGAAGTCTCGCTGCCTGCCACCAGCGACAAGATCCAATACAAG TTTGTTGTCGACGGCACCTGGACTACAGACAACCGTGTACGTGAAGAGACCGACGGCCACCTCAACGTCAACAACGTGCTTCTACCCAACGAGATCTCGCCCGAACCCACCATCATGTCCGGCGTCACCCCGGattccaccaccgccgcacTGGCGGCCGCCGTGCCCAAGGAGGACGCGAATGGCAGCTTGCCGGGCACCTTCCCCGAAACCCCGGGACAGGAGTCTGACAACATGTTGTCCGTGAATCCCATCCCGGCCTccggcggcatcggcaaccCCGTCAAGCTGAACCCTGGCGAAACGGTTCCCGATCCTGGCTCGATCCATGACAACACCATCCAGTCGACCGTCAAGCTCGACAAGGAGTCCTATGAGAAGGGCTCTAGCGTGCCCCTGGCCGGTGCGGGCTCCCAGAACCCCACCACCGATACTGCTGGGTCGAGCGCCTTCGCCGTGCCCCCGGTGTCGAAGAACACCATCCCCGAGTCCAGTCTGCCGATGGGCGGGCCCGCTCAGCGCGCCGCAGCCACCGACAGCATTGATCCCGGTTACACCATCCAGTCGGCTGCGCCAACCTCCACCAcggcggcgttggcggccAACGTCCCcctggagaagacgaccaACGGCGATTCTGCTCCCGCCCGCGAAGTCCCGCAGATAGTGAAGGACTCGCTCGCCGAGGCCCACCAGGACCCCGAGGCAGCTACCAACCGGCTcgccgtggaagagaaaaaggacgTGGAGCAGGAGCTGCATGAGAAAGTGAAAGTCGAGGAATCAGCCGGCACTCCGGCACCGACCGTCTCCGCATCCACCCAGCCCACTGCGCCAGGCCTCGCGGCGGTGGCAGCCCAGGGAATAGACTCCGCCGATGTGTCTCCGAACACGACTCCACCCCCCGGCCGGGCCACTACGGCTGCGGCGCCGACCTCCGCCCCCGCCGCGGACCCCAAGGCCGCTGTGTCCGGTGTGGGCAAGGAGCAAATCCAGTCCGCGTCTGGTCCTACCGTGACCACGGGCGTTGCTTCCGCGCCGACGACGGAGACCACCAcgcccaagaagaccgaggcTGCCGCGCAGCAGTCGGCCACCACTCAAGACACGGCCGCCGTCTCCGCTGAtgccaaggacgagaagaagaagaagcgcatgAGCGGGTTCTtcagcaagatcaaggaaaagCTGAAATAG
- a CDS encoding uncharacterized protein (ID:PFLUO_004513-T1.cds;~source:funannotate): MAFPYIDTPRTEIDGNATYLTNGFRSAGRTHLSALDSVENSFHTPSKDNDALKGFDHGRRRASGGTKLNTPRAAGSKSTRTALRHLPAAAPAKGEFTPLMKSATKNNYLKNVSIARGTDGPKTPAYMRDGYRSNGHTPGLPAMDMSDIYEEDATVDDITPVPQAVSSSAQSTPLPALPGRDGTGLLGDGQNMMTLKEQERIIDRLDKDNWNLKLKIHYLEEQLEKAGPEYNSAALKENTELKVLRLTMQRDISRYKKSLVQAERDLEDYRLQLMEMREKARRKQTDETFQREMDMLREEVESRESHVKELREELRQAKDQQSEGMDKLRDEIEDLEAMLREKDRAIEERDEKLDELRDAGNEDGAVSELQAELERAKDQVQELQDSLDHAKTEAKEATEEAQLAEREKERAEDDLRELQDEMSNKSFTTKGLSRQLEERADNLEEEVRNLRQENDSLKADVESKTESVTRLEERHQNIQQDLKGDSRKLLDDLDSIKRDRDFAQEEREKLSARLHEALNEIQHARQDKELLQTRHQTLTDESDGLQHELVRAQAKIRELQQAVEDHDGQNRWSHKEEVDRLQDEIEALQHEIEDKEGHFALEHDRWESTKRTLQSQKDRAEEQANGYKRTIEKLQEAEHTLSGKEFHLQEAIDSEKQRHTREETVLNRQIKDLEDDLASKRRIIDEQRSDLLNVKEELRISHREEQSLKEKVQALEDEVVVLQTSLADEQEYAKGRLQKGSSDVENQLHKAIADRQTLRDQLANAHVELHDLRTSVAEIETERDELHAQLDRVQNPDDSIRFDREKLDLRKSTARLESELKRLRDDKSALVQAKETLETQLGSEIERASAEEGRLSAEIDRLQDKLRTGAGDRTLALSKQRLERRVHELEALLEQQPPLADNEQSPAELSLLRHSLDDARQREKILLQREADQKTSARNFKSRIAELEKDLHGALMNKYESHSPQNSPSDKLHEELRSLRKKLSEAHRALKDIKSKNRDLERAAMKEEDQKDLHELLKSSTLEAEAMALQVSERDAHLNELKTQVRRIREERAFCVRKAESAVKELEALQIRYDEAVAKTPTSSKSRHEKEMRGLGKEIIWLRARLQREEKFRRDLAWSKGLMELGERVRVACNEADLRMITDMGVQARDRKPVRTPRRKLRTAVSLVVAAVRMKRMGQEWRRTKKLGEGLKRAKSELLKRRESSGGQLLA, from the exons ATGGCATTCCCCTACATCGACACCCCACGCACCGAAATCGACGGGAACGCGACTTACCTGACCAACGGCTTTCGCAGCGCGGGGCGCACGCATCTGTCCGCGCTCGACTCGGTCGAAAACTCCTTTCACACGCCTTCCAAGGACAATGACGCTCTAAAGGGATTTGATCATGGCCGGCGACGCGCCTCCGGGGGCACCAAACTCAACACTCCACGCGCCGCAGGCTCCAAGTCGACGAGAACCGCGTTGAGGCATCTCCccgctgctgcgccagccaAAGGCGAATTCACGCcgttgatgaagagcgcGACCAAGAACAATTACCTCAAGAACGTGTCTATAGCCCGGGGGACGGACGGACCCAAGACTCCGGCCTACATGCGAGATGGATACCGGAGCAACGGCCACACGCCGGGCCTCCCTGCCATGGACATGTCCGATATATACGAGGAAGACGCGACAGTTGATGATATCACACCCGTTCCACAGGCTGTCAGTAGCAGCGCGCAAAGTACACCACTCCCGGCACTTCCAGGACGCGACGGGACGGGGTTACTGGGTGATGGGCAGAATATGATGACTCTTAAAGAGCAGGAGCGG ATCATTGATAGGCTCGACAAGGACAATTGGAACCTGAAATTGAAGATTCACTACCTGGAGGAGCAGTTAGAAAAGGCCGGGCCTGAATACAACAGCGCGGCACTGAAAGAAAACACGGAGCTCAAAGTCCTGCGGCTGACGATGCAACGAGATATCTCTCGGTACAAGAAGAGTCTGGTGCAAGCAGAGCGCGACCTCGAGGATTATCGTCTGCAGCTCATGGAAATGAGGGAGAAAGCCCGGCGGAAACAAACAGACGAAACATTTCAGCGCGAGATGGACATGCTacgagaagaagtcgaaTCGAGGGAGAGCCATGTGAAGGAACTGCGAGAGGAACTTCGACAAGCCAAGGACCAACAATCTGAGGGGATGGACAAGCTCCGTGACGAAATCGAAGACCTAGAAGCCATGCTTAGGGAGAAGGATCGGGCCATCGAAGAGCGTGATGAAAAGCTCGACGAATTGCGCGACGCCGGCAATGAGGACGGTGCGGTCTCGGAACTTCAAGCCGAACTAGAACGCGCAAAAGACCAGGTGCAAGAACTTCAGGATAGCCTCGACCATGCCAAAACAGAAGCCAAGGAGGCAACGGAGGAGGCCCAACtggcagaaagagagaaggagcgcgCCGAAGATGACCTGAGAGAGTTACAAGACGAGATGTCCAACAAGTCTTTCACGACCAAGGGGCTTAGTCGTcagctggaagagagagcCGACAATCTGGAAGAGGAGGTGCGCAACCTCCGACAAGAAAACGATTCCCTGAAGGCCGACGTTGAAAGCAAGACCGAGTCTGTGACTCGCTTGGAAGAGCGCCACCAAAATATCCAGCAGGACTTAAAAGGGGACTCCCGCAAATTGCTGGACGACCTCGACTCCATCAAACGCGACCGTGATTTTGCACAGGAGGAGCGCGAGAAGTTGTCTGCACGGCTCCATGAGGCCCTCAACGAAATTCAACATGCAAGACAAGATAAGGAGCTCCTACAGACTCGCCACCAAACATTGACGGATGAATCGGATGGGTTGCAACATGAGCTCGTCCGCGCGCAGGCCAAAATTCGCGAGCTCCAGCAGGCTGTAGAGGATCACGACGGACAGAACCGCTGGAGCCACAAAGAGGAGGTTGATCGACTGCAGGATGAGATTGAAGCCCTTCAGCATGAGATCGAGGACAAAGAAGGCCACTTCGCACTTGAGCACGATCGCTGGGAAAGCACCAAGCGAACCCTGCAGTCACAGAAAGATCGAGCGGAAGAGCAGGCAAACGGCTACAAGCGAACCATCGAGAAGCTCCAGGAGGCAGAGCACACTCTTTCAGGGAAAGAGTTCCACCTTCAGGAAGCTATCGACagcgagaagcagcgccaCACGCGAGAAGAAACTGTCTTGAACCGTCAAATCAAGGATCTTGAGGATGATCTCGCATCGAAGAGACGCATTATTGATGAGCAACGAAGCGATCTCTTGAAtgtgaaggaggagctgcggaTATCTCACCGTGAGGAGCAATCTCTCAAGGAAAAAGTGCAAGCTTTGGAGGATGAGGTTGTCGTTCTCCAGACAAGTCTGGCAGATGAGCAAGAGTATGCCAAAGGCCGGCTACAGAAAGGATCTTCTGATGTGGAAAATCAACTGCACAAGGCAATTGCGGACAGACAGACCCTCCGTGATCAGCTTGCTAATGCTCATGTCGAACTGCATGACCTCCGAACATCGGTGGCCGAAATTGAGACTGAACGGGACGAGCTCCACGCTCAACTCGACCGGGTCCAGAATCCAGACGATTCCATCCGGTTTGATCGTGAGAAACTTGACCTCCGAAAGTCCACAGCACGACTTGAAAGCGAGCTGAAGAGGCTGAGAGATGACAAATCGGCGCTCGTACAGGCGAAGGAGACACTTGAGACGCAGCTTGGCTCCGAGATTGAACGTGCTTCTGCAGAAGAGGGTCGCCTTTCAGCTGAAATCGACCGTCTTCAGGATAAACTGCGCACTGGAGCTGGGGATCGGACACTCGCCCTCTCCAAACAACGCCTCGAGCGTCGTGTCCATGAACTGGAAGCActtctggagcagcagccacccCTGGCGGACAACGAACAGTCACCTGCAGAGCTTTCTCTCCTTCGTCACAGCCTGGATGACGCTCGACAACGCGAAAAGATTCTTCTCCAGCGTGAAGCGGACCAAAAGACTTCAGCGCGTAACTTCAAGTCGCGTATCgcagagctggagaaggatCTCCATGGTGCATTGATGAACAAATACGAGTCGCATTCCCCGCAGAATTCGCCGTCTGACAAGCTTCACGAGGAACTGCGCAGTCTCAGGAAGAAGCTTTCGGAGGCGCACCGGGCCCTCAAGGACATCAAGTCCAAGAACCGGGATTTGGAACGCGCTGCCATGAAAGAGGAGGACCAGAAAGATCTTCACGAACTGCTGAAATCGTCAACTCTCGAGGCTGAAGCCATGGCACTACAGGTGTCTGAACGGGACGCACACCTGAACGAGCTGAAGACTCAAGTCCGCCGGATTCGTGAGGAACGAGCGTTCTGTGTCCGCAAGGCCGAATCTGCAGTCAAGGAGTTGGAAGCTCTTCAAATACGCTACGATGAGGCTGTAGCCAAAACCCCCACTTCCAGCAAGTCCCGACacgagaaggagatgcgCGGTCTGGGCAAAGAGATCATCTGGCTTCGTGCGCGTCTGCAACGCGAGGAGAAGTTCCGTCGTGACCTAGCCTGGAGTAAGGGTCTGATGGAGCTGGGCGAGCGTGTGCGAGTTGCATG TAACGAGGCCGATCTCCGCATGATCACCGATATGGGCGTCCAAGCTCGCGACCGCAAGCCGGTCCGCACGCCGCGTCGCAAACTGCGGACTGCCGTTTCGCTGGTTGTCGCCGCTGTACGCATGAAACGGATGGGCCAGGAATGGAGAcggacgaagaagctgggCGAGGGGTTGAAACGAGCGAAGAGCGAGCTGCTGAAACGACGCGAGAGCTCGGGTGGTCAGTTGCTTGCATGA
- a CDS encoding uncharacterized protein (ID:PFLUO_004508-T1.cds;~source:funannotate) gives MPPKSKSKKAATTPQTQKQPPNANAAPPNWPPLRPLLPPTDLTLTPLVTDQIYLIRNFLPGTLCKNYVSFLASLPLTTTPGKPKKDEAVRVNDRFQIEDARFAEMLWGETALRELVVERFDEDDYDDYDEEEEKSPLERAQKAHHLWGGTPLGLNSNIRVYRYSPGQFFAQHCGSTTFYPDATRANPHPEPISVAPETGLALLHRHGDKCMLHEGGEVVSGEKWVLRSDLVVAR, from the exons ATGCCCCCCAAATCCAAATCCAAAAAGGCAGCAACAACGCCCCAGACCCAAAAACAACCCCCCAACGCCAATGCCGCCCCTCCAAATTGGCCTCCCCTCcgccccctcctccccccgaCAGACCTCACCCTCACGCCCCTCGTCACAGACCAGATCTACCTAATCCGCAACTTCCTCCCGGGAACACTCTGCAAGAACTACGTGTCGTTCCTCGCGTCTCTCCCGCTCACCACCACACCGGGCAAACCCAAGAAAGACGAGGCAGTGCGCGTCAATGACCGGTTCCAGATTGAGGACGCAAGGTTTGCGGAGATGTTGTGGGGGGAGACGGCGTTGAGGGAGCTCGTGGTGGAGAGGtttgatgaggatgactatgatgattatgatgaagaggaggagaagagtCCTCTGGAACGGGCGCAAAAAGCACACCACCTTTGGGGCGGGACACCGCTGGGGTTGAACTCGAACATTAGGGTGTATCGCTATTCACCGGGTCAATTCTTTGCGCAACATT GCGGCTCAACGACCTTCTACCCAGACGCGACGCGCGCGAATCCACATCCAGAACCAATCTCCGTGGCCCCTGAGACAgggctggcgctgcttcATCGGCATGGGGACAAGTGTATGCTTCACGAGGGGGGTGAGGTGGTCAGTGGAGAAAAGTGGGTATTGAGGAGTGATTTGGTTGTTGCGAGGTAA
- a CDS encoding uncharacterized protein (ID:PFLUO_004507-T1.cds;~source:funannotate), whose protein sequence is MSSQTDSEIPLTGEAVCPVLNGETNDIIRSFRERHVLRQGLHQRHIQMIGLAGTVGSGLFLNSGQALATGGPLGAFLGYTVVGLVASSVVLATGEMGALVPLSGGLIRYTEFFFDPAMSFANGWNQVCSYLVTIPTEIVAASILVEFWITISGAIWVTIFGMLILVTALFLIRVYGELEFAFAMLKILLVLGVNIMALVITCGGGPSGQSIGFKYWADPGPLVQYLGIKGALGRFLGFWSTLNNAVFAYSGVQNITLAGAETRSPRQAIPKATKRILVRIPVFYILSIFMIGLVIPSNDPNLLHLTGTASQSPFVIAARRAGIQDAPSIINAAILASAWSAGNSFILFGSRILFGMTMQGHAPAVFARLNRFSVPYVAISLFGAFMSLGYMVVSKSAYTVFGWLQAFVAISNLVDWAVICVAYLRFYYGCKKQGIDRYRELPWAAPFQPYSTWVSLVLILLLLLTGGFSTFIHGHWSAETFVSSYINIPIFLALYFGYKWWKKTRILALVNIPIVGLIQFYLSEENLEPEPPRKKKGLAKLNVLWS, encoded by the coding sequence ATGTCGTCCCAAACGGACTCAGAAATCCCTCTCACGGGGGAAGCTGTCTGTCCAGTACTTAACGGTGAGACGAATGATATTATACGAAGCTTCAGAGAAAGACATGTCCTGAGGCAAGGTCTTCACCAGCGACACATTCAGATGATTGGTTTGGCCGGCACAGTCGGCTCAGGGCTATTCCTCAACTCTGGCCAAGCACTCGCAACGGGAGGGCCTCTAGGTGCCTTCCTTGGGTACACTGTCGTTGGGCTTGTTGCTTCTAGTGTCGTCCTCGCTACCGGGGAGATGGGCGCTTTAGTGCCTCTTAGTGGCGGTCTCATCCGCTATACAGAATTCTTCTTCGATCCTGCCATGTCCTTTGCTAACGGATGGAATCAAGTATGCTCATACTTGGTGACTATCCCTACCGAGATCGTGGCAGCTTCGATCTTGGTTGAATTCTGGATTACTATCAGCGGCGCAATATGGGTCACTATTTTCGGTATGCTGATACTCGTCACTGCGCTATTTCTCATCCGAGTCTATGGGGAGCTTGAGTTTGCGTTTGCAATGCTGAAGATCTTACTGGTCCTGGGTGTAAATATCATGGCGCTTGTGATTACGTGCGGCGGAGGACCAAGTGGCCAATCGATTGGATTCAAATATTGGGCAGACCCAGGGCCCTTAGTCCAATACCTTGGTATCAAGGGTGCTTTGGGTCGATTTCTCGGTTTCTGGTCGACACTGAACAATGCAGTATTTGCATACTCCGGAGTTCAAAATATCACCCTTGCTGGAGCTGAGACAAGATCTCCAAGACAGGCCATCCCAAAGGCAACAAAGCGCATACTGGTCCGCATCCCGGTCTTTTATATCCTGTCCATATTCATGATCGGTTTGGTTATTCCTTCGAATGACCCCAACCTCCTTCATTTAACTGGAACAGCTTCCCAATCCCCCTTTGTTATTGCGGCTCGTCGGGCAGGGATACAGGATGCACCCTCGATTATTAATGCCGCTATACTCGCTTCAGCTTGGTCGGCTGGCAATTCATTTATCCTTTTCGGCTCCCGAATTCTCTTTGGTATGACAATGCAGGGCCATGCCCCTGCAGTCTTCGCCCGGCTGAACCGATTCAGTGTGCCTTACGTGGCGATCAGCTTGTTCGGGGCCTTTATGTCCTTGGGGTATATGGTCGTCTCTAAGTCAGCATACACAGTCTTTGGCTGGCTGCAGGCCTTTGTGGCGATCTCTAATTTAGTGGACTGGGCGGTTATCTGTGTCGCATATCTCCGATTCTACTACGGTTGCAAGAAGCAGGGGATCGACCGCTACAGAGAGCTCCCGTGGGCTGCCCCTTTTCAACCTTACTCAACCTGGGTTTCGCTTGTGCTGATCCTCCTTTTACTTTTGACTGGAGGCTTCAGCACATTTATCCATGGCCACTGGAGTGCTGAAACATTTGTCTCATCGTACATCAACATTCCAATCTTCCTGGCTCTATACTTTGGCTACAAATGGTGGAAGAAAACGCGTATCCTCGCTTTGGTGAATATTCCGATTGTTGGCTTGATACAGTTTTACCTCAGCGAAGAAAATCTCGAGCCTGAACCACCACGCAAAAAAAAGGGACTTGCGAAACTCAACGTTCTCTGGTCGTAG
- a CDS encoding uncharacterized protein (ID:PFLUO_004512-T1.cds;~source:funannotate) yields MAKHNLVPLIILFLVVGILAAVGYVAYTIAQGVGKTTREKMERKHIAVTKDGMKVQVKGIRDEEYKDNTQSVLVNIWNHTSFPAYKSRLWDMSGKEGTAKKGAEKRKPHAK; encoded by the exons ATGGCCAAACACAACCTCGTCCCCCtcatcattctcttcctcgtGGTCGGCATCCTCGCCGCAGTGGGGTATGTCGCTTACACGATCGCCCAGGGCGTGGGCAAGACAACCCGCGAGAAGATGGAGCGCAAGCATATCGCCGTTACGAAGGATGGAATGAAGGTGCAGGTCAAGGGGATCAGGGATGAGGAGTACAAGGATAATACGCAGAG TGTCCTCGTCAACATTTGGAATCACACTTCCTTCCCTGCGTACAAGTCTCGACTCTGGGATATGTCAGGCAAGGAGgggacggcgaagaagggTGCTGAGAAGCGGAAGCC GCATGCCAAATGA